A section of the Falco peregrinus isolate bFalPer1 chromosome 3, bFalPer1.pri, whole genome shotgun sequence genome encodes:
- the C3H1orf167 gene encoding uncharacterized protein C1orf167 homolog isoform X1 encodes MDPVNPSLVNACLSSYTVDSPLRHKLVVCPSSRSSSESVNSCCSSALTLGDLNPSSSDSFQSLLHSSQISANFYCSIQKLKQESALMGIRGSLPLEPKSSPLSGNLCFAPDESASSILSTGEQLAGVKTRAAQARWKWGVPFAKDWRLNAVTSHAEPLSVSHRYGYIGSNTWRTRISGDGQPETLASGLCSGRLVDTEVNSFYSCSPYFMCQSQAKPVLGTRSLCVHTKSHSPEKVLKEELSNRASLCAVSWKKDLPASLYPEGLQLSLETDLGEARMNVGVAMYRTPREVCMTATSPGDKQFRPVQQLNIKPVEVNNSEPCVKSSKCSEEVCGSRSQAARRKAVVDSSQSSPSGIQVEEGFGEYSDIDCISVSREERRNKYSYQSSWRNWEADANLDQSEEPSMEKSAKEPWCCEEGSQTQETVSREVSENSFWSLKVNEQSFQHLCDRQMLTRCFQAWRRHILWKRAAARQHYRQQLLRKGLGALQWAVHQRRMQLEVAQQRHASALLAISFHRWKEAVEKQSKKQALQPEPYSYTPSSSVGCFGVGRLATMTTSAQHQLTVGYSKEAEQACRVEGELWTQLHRRQRGSEFCWRAEAIRDMRRLAAAFRLWRLQKELLSKEEARLLEARALLEKKQLQSVFWMWRSRCSEMKRIVALTTHIQRNLVSRCFSTWKETAEQKALYRCNLARLRAVSLRKYFQQWVQMLQVTEGNKQAMVNFLLLRWGQNYGPVISSVADKTVTKRPENQLLWTTERQFPEKTSYSFDDFCQKVKLQRVYLLWKARLCEHHRANSFSQTLEQCRLRKALKLWHQKCLMLKTIEQSPEQSHRTAYEEPLATLFSEDFSTSSGFDSSAPATLASQSSLEKEYSFSDSSQQGFSSVLAAEDVAHMPHYSSLLQLHQCAELPAELGGELYLQASFSPQSTGPGRNWFVGDQFQSLALQSQDNNAQPLTSYSAWEEDCSSDKEVKSCWHQAEKCCLQRYFIVWSAQTQQLVKAQQYCRLIQLSRAFLSWHHWVVENKKRKAAAALKHRVHCCQMAFSLWKKRLAQKVEADQRFRCHIHQITADALQRWHSCWQRRRAMRELQQQWAQYSCQEKKRLVLQTWYCQTRKQKYAAQFWECHLLHRCLVTWAQVTACRLRQQEALSCFKRVREHRLLVTSFTEWRVKFLRAEQRVPGERNHTCKEPSRGKACHRWRLASRGQQALRLGSVATVKQACNYWTKAAAFSQCSRQRSTLIGARKNRKMSLSWSMKSRRGREKGSALAAPLGLFPSAIHRWLVIYRNQNRAERLLLPHLVVRPGVVGPFPAHARIQENKAEVDLEEWDEKWLGRKYVRWWHRTVILRRCLRDRRLHCLARGWHQWKEASKVVILAQVLDQKRLIENAWRVWRRRHLQSCVVQNFLEEEARSLLSQAFGRWRQLTAFQLKDKGRC; translated from the exons aTGGATCCCGTGAACCCTTCACTGGTCAATGCATGTTTGTCATCTTATACGGTAGATTCCCCTCTTAGGCACAAATTAGTGGTGTGTCCCTCTTCAAGGAGCTCAAGTGAAAGTGTGAACAGTTGTTGTAGTTCAGCCCTGACACTGGGGGATCTCAATCCATCTAGTTCAGACTCCTTTCAGTCTCTTTTGCATTCCTCACAGATTTCTGCGAACTTTTACTGTTCAATCCAGAAGCTTAAGCAAGAAAGTGCTTTGATGGGGATACGGGGCTCCCTCCCTCTGGAGCCCAAGTCTTCTCCACTCAGTGGCAATTTGTGCTTTGCTCCTGATGAATCAGCTTCTAGTATCCTGAGCACAGGAGAACAGCTAGCTGGAGTAAAGACAAGGGCTGCCCAGGCAAGATGGAAATGGGGTGTTCCATTTGCTAAAGACTGGCGCCTTAATGCAGTGACGAGTCATGCAGAacctctctctgtctctcacAGATATGGATATATTGGCTCAAACACATGGAGAACCAGAATTTCAGGTGACGGCCAGCCAGAAACCCTTGCATCTGGGTTGTGCTCTGGCAGGCTAGTGGATACAGAAGTTAATTCCTTCTACAGCTGCTCCCCTTATTTCATGTGTCAGTCACAGGCAAAGCCAGTTCTGGGAACTCGTAGTCTTTGTGTTCACACAAAAAGTCATTCCCCTGAAAAGGTTCTTAAAGAAGAGCTGTCTAACAGGGCATCCCTGTGTGCTGTATCTTGGAAGAAAGACCTTCCAGCCAGTCTGTATCCAGAGGGTCTGCAGCTGTCACTGGAGACAGATTTAGGGGAGGCTCGGATGAATGTTGGTGTAGCCATGTATAGGACTCCGAGGGAGGTGTGCATGACAGCCACTTCTCCTGGAGATAAACAGTTTAGACCAGTCCAGCAGCTTAATATTAAACCTGTAGAAGTCAACAACTCTGAACCTTGTGTTAAGTCCAGCAAATGCTCGGAAGAGGTATGTGGCTCTAGATCACAAGCAGCCAGAAGAAAGGCTGTGGTGGACAGCAGCCAGTCCAGCCCATCTGGTATTCAGGTTGAGGAAGGCTTTGGTGAGTATTCTGACATAGATTGTATCAGTgtgagcagagaagaaaggagaaacaaataCTCCTACCAAAGCAGCTGGAGGAACTGGGAAGCTGATGCCAATCTCGACCAGTCTGAAGAACCTTCTATGGAGAAGAGTGCCAAAGAACCATGGTGCTGTGAAGAAGGGAGCCAGACACAGGAAACTGTGTCCAGGGAG GTCTCAGAGAACAGCTTCTGGTCATTGAAGGTGAACGAGCAAAG tttccAGCACTTGTGTGACAGACAAATGCTAACTAGGTGTTTCCAAGCCTGGAGGAGACACATCCTCTGGAAaagggctgcagccaggcagcattACAGACAGCAACTACTTCGGAAAGGCCTTGGTGCTTTGCAGTGGGCTGTGCACCAGAGGAGGATGCAGCTGGAGGTAGCCCAGCAGAGACATGCCTCGGCTCTGCTAGCTATCAGCTTCCACAGG TGGAAGGAAGCTGTggaaaaacagagcaagaagCAAGCTCTGCAGCCTGAGCCATATTCTTATACCCCAAGTTCATCGGTGGGGTGTTTTGGAGTAGGAAGATTAGCAACTATGACAACCTCAGCTCAGCACCAGCTTACAGTAGGATACTCAAAGGAAGCTGAGCAGGCTTGTAG GGTGGAGGGAGAATTGTGGACACAGCTTCATCGTAGGCAGAGAGGAAGTGAGTTCTGCTGGAGAGCTGAAGCAATCAGAGATATGAGACGGCTAGCTG CAGCTTTCAGATTGTGGCGCCTGCAGAAGGAGCTGCTGAGCAAAGAGGAAGCCAGACTTTTGGAAGCCCGTGCTCTGCTGGAAAAGAAGCAGCTACAAAGTGTTTTCTGGATGTGGCGTTCCCGATGCTCAGAAATGAAACGGATTGTAGCACTGACAACTCACATCCAAAGAAACTTGGTCTCCCG gTGCTTCAGTACATGGAAGGAGACTGCTGAGCAGAAGGCACTTTACAGGTGCAACCTGGCCCGTCTCAGAGCAGTATCACTGAGGAAATACTTCCAACAGTGGGTTCAGATGCTGCAGGTCACAGAAGGCAATAAGCAGGCAATGGTGAACTTCCTCCTCCTACGATGGGGGCAGAATTACG GACCAGTTATAAGCTCTGTAGCTGACAAGACTGTGACAAAGAGGCCTGAAAATCAGCTGCTGTGGACTACAGAGAGACAGTTTCCAGAGAAAACAAGCTACTCTTTTGATGACTTCTGCCAAAAGGTGAAGCTCCAGAGAGTATATCTGCTGTGGAAAGCAAGGTTGTGTGAGCATCACAGAGCTAA TTCTTTCTCTCAGACTTTGGAGCAGTGTAGACTCAGAAAAGCTCTGAAATTATGGCACCAGAAGTGTCTCATGCTGAAGACAATTGAGCAAAGTCCTGAGCAGTCGCACAGGACTGCCTATGAAGAGCCTCTTGCCACGCTCTTTTCTGAGGACTTCTCAAcatcttctggttttgataGCAGTGCTCCAGCTACTCTGGCCTCTCAAAGCTCGTTGGAAAAG GAATACAGTTTTAGTGACAGCAGTCAGCAGGGCTTCTCCTCCGTTCTGGCTGCTGAGGATGTTGCACACATGCCACATTACAGTTCTCTCCTGCAACTACACCAATGcgcagagctgccagctgagCTGGGTGGGGAGCTGTACTTGCAGgcctccttttctccacagAGCACTGGACCCGG AAGAAACTGGTTTGTGGGAGATCAGTTCCAGTCTTTGGCACTGCAGAGTCAAGACAATAACGCCCAGCCTCTCACCAGTTACTCTGCATGGGAAGAG GACTGTAGTTCTGACAAGGAGGTGAAGAGTTGCTGGCACCAAGCAGAGAAATGCTGCCTGCAGAGGTACTTCATTGTCTGGTCAGCTCAGACTCAGCAGCTTGTAAAGGCCCAGCAGTACTGCAGGCTCATTCAGCTGTCTCG AGCCTTTCTCAGCTGGCACCACTGGGTCGTGGAAAATAAGAAGcgaaaagcagcagcagccctaaAACATCGAGTTCATTGCTGCCAGATGGCTTTCAGCCTGTGGAAGAAGAGACTGGCCCAGAAAGTGGAAGCTGACCAGAGATTCAGGTGTCATATTCACCAGATTACTGCTGATGCTCTACAGCGTTGGCATTCCTGCTGGCAAA GGAGGCGTGCTAtgagagagctgcagcagcaatgggCTCAGTACAGCTGCCAGGAGAAGAAGAGGTTGGTCCTGCAGACATGGTATTGCcaaacaagaaagcagaaatatgcTGCTCAGTTCTGGGAATGTCATCTTCTGCATAG GTGCCTAGTCACCTGGGCCCAGGTCACTGCTTGTAGACTGAGGCAGCAGGAAGCCCTCTCTTGTTTTAAACGGGTCAGAGAGCACCGTCTCCTAGTCACGAGCTTTACTGAGTGGAGGGTGAAATTCTTAAGAGCTGAACAACGGGTGCCAGGAGAGAGAAACCACACATGCAAGGAACCCTCTCGGGGTAAAGCCTGTCACCGCTGGCGACTGGCCTCAAGAGGACAGCAAGCCCTGCGTCTAGGATCTGTGGCTACTGTAAAACAA gcCTGCAACTACTGGACAAAAGCAGCTGCCTTTTCCCAGTGCTCACGGCAGCGCAGTACCCTGATAGGTGCTAGGAAGAACAGGAAGATGTCTCTGTCTTGGTCCATGA aaagcagaagaggcagagaaaagggTTCAGCACTAGCTGCCCCTCTTGGGCTTTTTCCCAGTGCCATTCACCGCTGGCTGGTGATCTACAGAAACCAAAACAGGGCTGAAAGGCTGCTTCTCCCTCACTTGGTAGTGAGACCTGGTGTGGTGGGACCCTTCCCTGCACATGCAAGGATCCAGGAGAACAAAGCAGAGGTGGACTTGGAGGAGTGGGATGAGAAGTGGCTTGG CAGGAAGTACGTGAGGTGGTGGCATCGCACAGTGATACTTCGCCGGTGCCTGCGTGACAGGAGACTGCACTGTCTGGCAAGGGGATGGCACCAGTGGAAAGAAGCAAGCAAGGTGGTGATACTGGCTCAAGTGTTG GACCAGAAGAGACTGATAGAAAACGCCTGGAGAGTGTGGAGACGACGACATTTGCAAAGCTGTGTGGTACAGAATTTTTTGGAGGAGGAAGCCAGGAGCCTACTATCTCAG GCTTTTGGAAGGTGGCGCCAGCTAACAGCATTCCAGCTCAAGGACAAAGGACGCTGCTGA
- the C3H1orf167 gene encoding uncharacterized protein C1orf167 homolog isoform X3, protein MLTRCFQAWRRHILWKRAAARQHYRQQLLRKGLGALQWAVHQRRMQLEVAQQRHASALLAISFHRWKEAVEKQSKKQALQPEPYSYTPSSSVGCFGVGRLATMTTSAQHQLTVGYSKEAEQACRVEGELWTQLHRRQRGSEFCWRAEAIRDMRRLAAAFRLWRLQKELLSKEEARLLEARALLEKKQLQSVFWMWRSRCSEMKRIVALTTHIQRNLVSRCFSTWKETAEQKALYRCNLARLRAVSLRKYFQQWVQMLQVTEGNKQAMVNFLLLRWGQNYGPVISSVADKTVTKRPENQLLWTTERQFPEKTSYSFDDFCQKVKLQRVYLLWKARLCEHHRANSFSQTLEQCRLRKALKLWHQKCLMLKTIEQSPEQSHRTAYEEPLATLFSEDFSTSSGFDSSAPATLASQSSLEKEYSFSDSSQQGFSSVLAAEDVAHMPHYSSLLQLHQCAELPAELGGELYLQASFSPQSTGPGRNWFVGDQFQSLALQSQDNNAQPLTSYSAWEEDCSSDKEVKSCWHQAEKCCLQRYFIVWSAQTQQLVKAQQYCRLIQLSRAFLSWHHWVVENKKRKAAAALKHRVHCCQMAFSLWKKRLAQKVEADQRFRCHIHQITADALQRWHSCWQRRRAMRELQQQWAQYSCQEKKRLVLQTWYCQTRKQKYAAQFWECHLLHRCLVTWAQVTACRLRQQEALSCFKRVREHRLLVTSFTEWRVKFLRAEQRVPGERNHTCKEPSRGKACHRWRLASRGQQALRLGSVATVKQACNYWTKAAAFSQCSRQRSTLIGARKNRKMSLSWSMKSRRGREKGSALAAPLGLFPSAIHRWLVIYRNQNRAERLLLPHLVVRPGVVGPFPAHARIQENKAEVDLEEWDEKWLGRKYVRWWHRTVILRRCLRDRRLHCLARGWHQWKEASKVVILAQVLDQKRLIENAWRVWRRRHLQSCVVQNFLEEEARSLLSQAFGRWRQLTAFQLKDKGRC, encoded by the exons ATGCTAACTAGGTGTTTCCAAGCCTGGAGGAGACACATCCTCTGGAAaagggctgcagccaggcagcattACAGACAGCAACTACTTCGGAAAGGCCTTGGTGCTTTGCAGTGGGCTGTGCACCAGAGGAGGATGCAGCTGGAGGTAGCCCAGCAGAGACATGCCTCGGCTCTGCTAGCTATCAGCTTCCACAGG TGGAAGGAAGCTGTggaaaaacagagcaagaagCAAGCTCTGCAGCCTGAGCCATATTCTTATACCCCAAGTTCATCGGTGGGGTGTTTTGGAGTAGGAAGATTAGCAACTATGACAACCTCAGCTCAGCACCAGCTTACAGTAGGATACTCAAAGGAAGCTGAGCAGGCTTGTAG GGTGGAGGGAGAATTGTGGACACAGCTTCATCGTAGGCAGAGAGGAAGTGAGTTCTGCTGGAGAGCTGAAGCAATCAGAGATATGAGACGGCTAGCTG CAGCTTTCAGATTGTGGCGCCTGCAGAAGGAGCTGCTGAGCAAAGAGGAAGCCAGACTTTTGGAAGCCCGTGCTCTGCTGGAAAAGAAGCAGCTACAAAGTGTTTTCTGGATGTGGCGTTCCCGATGCTCAGAAATGAAACGGATTGTAGCACTGACAACTCACATCCAAAGAAACTTGGTCTCCCG gTGCTTCAGTACATGGAAGGAGACTGCTGAGCAGAAGGCACTTTACAGGTGCAACCTGGCCCGTCTCAGAGCAGTATCACTGAGGAAATACTTCCAACAGTGGGTTCAGATGCTGCAGGTCACAGAAGGCAATAAGCAGGCAATGGTGAACTTCCTCCTCCTACGATGGGGGCAGAATTACG GACCAGTTATAAGCTCTGTAGCTGACAAGACTGTGACAAAGAGGCCTGAAAATCAGCTGCTGTGGACTACAGAGAGACAGTTTCCAGAGAAAACAAGCTACTCTTTTGATGACTTCTGCCAAAAGGTGAAGCTCCAGAGAGTATATCTGCTGTGGAAAGCAAGGTTGTGTGAGCATCACAGAGCTAA TTCTTTCTCTCAGACTTTGGAGCAGTGTAGACTCAGAAAAGCTCTGAAATTATGGCACCAGAAGTGTCTCATGCTGAAGACAATTGAGCAAAGTCCTGAGCAGTCGCACAGGACTGCCTATGAAGAGCCTCTTGCCACGCTCTTTTCTGAGGACTTCTCAAcatcttctggttttgataGCAGTGCTCCAGCTACTCTGGCCTCTCAAAGCTCGTTGGAAAAG GAATACAGTTTTAGTGACAGCAGTCAGCAGGGCTTCTCCTCCGTTCTGGCTGCTGAGGATGTTGCACACATGCCACATTACAGTTCTCTCCTGCAACTACACCAATGcgcagagctgccagctgagCTGGGTGGGGAGCTGTACTTGCAGgcctccttttctccacagAGCACTGGACCCGG AAGAAACTGGTTTGTGGGAGATCAGTTCCAGTCTTTGGCACTGCAGAGTCAAGACAATAACGCCCAGCCTCTCACCAGTTACTCTGCATGGGAAGAG GACTGTAGTTCTGACAAGGAGGTGAAGAGTTGCTGGCACCAAGCAGAGAAATGCTGCCTGCAGAGGTACTTCATTGTCTGGTCAGCTCAGACTCAGCAGCTTGTAAAGGCCCAGCAGTACTGCAGGCTCATTCAGCTGTCTCG AGCCTTTCTCAGCTGGCACCACTGGGTCGTGGAAAATAAGAAGcgaaaagcagcagcagccctaaAACATCGAGTTCATTGCTGCCAGATGGCTTTCAGCCTGTGGAAGAAGAGACTGGCCCAGAAAGTGGAAGCTGACCAGAGATTCAGGTGTCATATTCACCAGATTACTGCTGATGCTCTACAGCGTTGGCATTCCTGCTGGCAAA GGAGGCGTGCTAtgagagagctgcagcagcaatgggCTCAGTACAGCTGCCAGGAGAAGAAGAGGTTGGTCCTGCAGACATGGTATTGCcaaacaagaaagcagaaatatgcTGCTCAGTTCTGGGAATGTCATCTTCTGCATAG GTGCCTAGTCACCTGGGCCCAGGTCACTGCTTGTAGACTGAGGCAGCAGGAAGCCCTCTCTTGTTTTAAACGGGTCAGAGAGCACCGTCTCCTAGTCACGAGCTTTACTGAGTGGAGGGTGAAATTCTTAAGAGCTGAACAACGGGTGCCAGGAGAGAGAAACCACACATGCAAGGAACCCTCTCGGGGTAAAGCCTGTCACCGCTGGCGACTGGCCTCAAGAGGACAGCAAGCCCTGCGTCTAGGATCTGTGGCTACTGTAAAACAA gcCTGCAACTACTGGACAAAAGCAGCTGCCTTTTCCCAGTGCTCACGGCAGCGCAGTACCCTGATAGGTGCTAGGAAGAACAGGAAGATGTCTCTGTCTTGGTCCATGA aaagcagaagaggcagagaaaagggTTCAGCACTAGCTGCCCCTCTTGGGCTTTTTCCCAGTGCCATTCACCGCTGGCTGGTGATCTACAGAAACCAAAACAGGGCTGAAAGGCTGCTTCTCCCTCACTTGGTAGTGAGACCTGGTGTGGTGGGACCCTTCCCTGCACATGCAAGGATCCAGGAGAACAAAGCAGAGGTGGACTTGGAGGAGTGGGATGAGAAGTGGCTTGG CAGGAAGTACGTGAGGTGGTGGCATCGCACAGTGATACTTCGCCGGTGCCTGCGTGACAGGAGACTGCACTGTCTGGCAAGGGGATGGCACCAGTGGAAAGAAGCAAGCAAGGTGGTGATACTGGCTCAAGTGTTG GACCAGAAGAGACTGATAGAAAACGCCTGGAGAGTGTGGAGACGACGACATTTGCAAAGCTGTGTGGTACAGAATTTTTTGGAGGAGGAAGCCAGGAGCCTACTATCTCAG GCTTTTGGAAGGTGGCGCCAGCTAACAGCATTCCAGCTCAAGGACAAAGGACGCTGCTGA